From the Amia ocellicauda isolate fAmiCal2 chromosome 21, fAmiCal2.hap1, whole genome shotgun sequence genome, one window contains:
- the fam177a1 gene encoding protein FAM177A1 isoform X2 codes for MAQLSLYLTNINVSLGQNMDMEKTPGVGKDFENVELGEMGKKKEQKVPRRVIHFASGETMEEYSTDEEEEEIPEKKDLLPTSKLTWGPYFWFHMWRVATSTISVCDYMGEKMASLFGITSPKYQYAIDEYYRVKKEEEEEEVENRMSEEAERRFEEQQNPQGQEPHTEQPEPSASFVNVTFELEKEPHVISESNRVTAPIPT; via the exons ATGGCACAGTTGTCGTTGTATCTCACGAACATAAACGTGTCTTTGGGACAGAATATGGACATGGAAAAG ACCCCAGGTGTTGGGAAGGACTTCGAGAACGTCGAACTGGGCGAGATGGGCAAGAAGAAGGAGCAGAAGGTGCCCCGCAGGGTCATTCACTTCGCCAGTGGGGAGACCATGGAGGAGTACAGCACtgatgaagaggaggaggagatacCCGAGAAGAAAGACCTACTCCCCACG TCCAAGCTGACCTGGGGACCATACTTCTGGTTTCACATGTGGAGAGTTGCCACCTCAACTATATCGG TGTGTGACTATATGGGAGAGAAGATGGCATCGCTCTTTGGCATCACCTCACCGAAATACCAATATGCCATCGACGAATACTACCGGGTGAAGAAGGAG gaggaggaggaggaggtggagaacCGCATGTCCGAGGAGGCGGAGCGGCGTTTCGAGGAGCAGCAGAACCCGCAGGGCCAGGAGCCACACACGGAGCAGCCAGAGCCGTCGGCGTCCTTCGTAAACGTCACCTTTGAGCTGGAGAAGGAGCCCCACGTGATTTCGGAAAGCAACAGAGTGACGGCTCCCATTCCCACTTAA
- the fam177a1 gene encoding protein FAM177A1 isoform X1, which translates to MAQLSLYLTNINVSLGQNMDMEKTPGVGKDFENVELGEMGKKKEQKVPRRVIHFASGETMEEYSTDEEEEEIPEKKDLLPTVDPSKLTWGPYFWFHMWRVATSTISVCDYMGEKMASLFGITSPKYQYAIDEYYRVKKEEEEEEVENRMSEEAERRFEEQQNPQGQEPHTEQPEPSASFVNVTFELEKEPHVISESNRVTAPIPT; encoded by the exons ATGGCACAGTTGTCGTTGTATCTCACGAACATAAACGTGTCTTTGGGACAGAATATGGACATGGAAAAG ACCCCAGGTGTTGGGAAGGACTTCGAGAACGTCGAACTGGGCGAGATGGGCAAGAAGAAGGAGCAGAAGGTGCCCCGCAGGGTCATTCACTTCGCCAGTGGGGAGACCATGGAGGAGTACAGCACtgatgaagaggaggaggagatacCCGAGAAGAAAGACCTACTCCCCACGGTAGATCCA TCCAAGCTGACCTGGGGACCATACTTCTGGTTTCACATGTGGAGAGTTGCCACCTCAACTATATCGG TGTGTGACTATATGGGAGAGAAGATGGCATCGCTCTTTGGCATCACCTCACCGAAATACCAATATGCCATCGACGAATACTACCGGGTGAAGAAGGAG gaggaggaggaggaggtggagaacCGCATGTCCGAGGAGGCGGAGCGGCGTTTCGAGGAGCAGCAGAACCCGCAGGGCCAGGAGCCACACACGGAGCAGCCAGAGCCGTCGGCGTCCTTCGTAAACGTCACCTTTGAGCTGGAGAAGGAGCCCCACGTGATTTCGGAAAGCAACAGAGTGACGGCTCCCATTCCCACTTAA
- the fbxo33 gene encoding F-box only protein 33, with protein MALCGGVGASALPSELIVHIFSFLSARDKLRASAVCSRWRECLFYPTLWTELKLRLGGGSGGGGAGSEESPKLEFLMRKFGSFVRELQLEFAPIEGYLGPLHGGEGRMESSEDDPQFAGRWRDALHTYLDQVLCVLRSLRHNRNLQKLSLYGDTCILQEDGILDSTHLSQVDQGSKKIKEIQQLFEEILANSRQLKWLSSAFMLGMVTPNSLSTMSNSSANSLEHLSLLDNQLPSLVPAAELERLLHLRSLALDFCDFTSEMCRLLAGRDHTPLHRLSLLLNGTCLSDKPLDATPGDDDWKALVRHSANLRVYVMALDVRSQDLLRVLKPSLPLERIHFDSYSTCASEGTVELISLQYHKTLTHFILMRDLVERDDVGFPDLSDNRNEDPLVLLAWRCTRLSFLVIHGYTVWAHNLIAISRLRGSNLKLLAVSEESIDFDQELFLEEDPVNNLIKEVSLGLNRPWHPMMDTSVVLSEPTQHFYREMHRFSEGV; from the exons ATGGCTCTGTGCGGGGGTGTCGGAGCCTCGGCCTTACCGAGCGAGCTGATCGTGCACATCTTCTCCTTCCTGTCCGCCCGGGACAAGCTGCGGGCCTCGGCCGTGTGCTCCCGTTGGAGGGAGTGCCTTTTCTACCCGACGCTCTGGACGGAGCTCAAGCTGCGGCTCGGCGGGGGCAGTGGCGGGGGCGGCGCCGGTTCCGAGGAGAGCCCGAAACTGGAGTTCCTCATGCGGAAGTTCGGCTCCTTCGTGCGGGAGCTGCAGCTGGAATTCGCCCCCATCGAGGGCTATCTCGGCCCGCTGCACGGCGGGGAAGGCAGGATGGAGTCCAGCGAGGACGACCCGCAGTTTGCCGGACGCTGGAGGGATGCTCTCCACACCTACCTGGATCAGGTGCTGTGCGTCCTGCGGAGTCTGAGGCATAACAG gaACCTGCAGAAATTGAGCCTTTATGGAGACACCTGTATTCTCCAGGAAGATGGCATTTTGGACAGCACCCATCTCAGCCAGGTTGACCAGGGaagcaagaaaataaaaga GATTCAGCAGCTGTTTGAGGAGATCCTTGCCAACAGCCGGCAGCTGAAGTGGTTGTCCTCTGCGTTTATGCTGGGAATGGTGACCCCTAACTCCCTGTCCACCATGTCCAACTCGAGTGCCAACTCCCTGGAGCACCTGAGCCTGCTGGACAACCAGCTGCCCTCGCTGGTCCCCGCCGCCGAGCTGGAGCGCCTGCTGCACCTGCGCTCCCTGGCCCTGGATTTCTGTGACTTCACCTCCGAGATGTGTCGCCTCCTCGCGGGCCGCGACCACACGCCACTGCACCGGCTCTCGCTGCTGCTCAACGGCACCTGCCTCTCAGACAAGCCCCTGGACGCCACGCCTGGCGACGACGACTGGAAGGCCCTGGTACGCCACAGCGCCAATCTGCGGGTGTACGTCATGGCCCTGGACGTGCGCAGCCAGGACCTGCTGCGTGTGCTGAAGCCCAGCCTGCCCCTGGAGAGGATCCACTTCGACAGCTACTCGACCTGCGCCTCCGAGGGCACCGTAGAGCTCATCTCCCTGCAGTACCACAAGACCCTCACCCACTTCATCCTCATGAGGGACCTGGTGGAGAGGGACGACGTCGGCTTCCCGGACCTGAGTGACAACCGCAATGAGGACCCGCTGGTGCTGCTGGCTTGGAGATGCACCCGTCTCTCCTTCCTGGTCATCCATG GTTACACCGTGTGGGCGCACAACCTTATCGCCATCTCTCGCCTGCGTGGCTCCAACCTGAAGCTGTTGGCGGTGTCGGAGGAGAGCATCGACTTTGACCAGGAGTTATTCCTGGAGGAGGATCCTGTCAACAACCTCATCAAGGAAGTGTCGTTGGGACTCAACCGCCCCTGGCACCCCATGATGGACACCAGCGTGGTCCTCAGCGAGCCCACGCAGCACTTTTACAGGGAGATGCATCGCTTCAGTGAGGGTGTCTAG
- the LOC136716880 gene encoding melanoma inhibitory activity protein 2-like, with protein sequence MYDVTNSNIHVTNGEVSRHVRQGHCTQLVTLCLAITRAILISAISPTHSCVSLSKNESTSVNTDTKTEEGIKDIVVTATTGTRMTAKVFYSLDVEEVKHAVSFVPGSKMPRPHFSGLPWEVVPLMAFLGGIFILMFLCRAFRSIKSRLYAGKEKKLGQRVTDAFEEKCKVLDVLSERKQKLEQLEADLRNGELAEQAERANLLEMSKDLVQSNREILDELDRIEKDLDSEKASRSEQDDLLAGMQLSLKNMEEEAREQKSQMEQAQTIFKIHEMNRERLKKNLQAAIEENCQLRESEGQLLREAEGWDERLNDLAEQIRMCESSQSSMQEDCSNKDEHIQTLTQRLLKLTDWDSELQEEADGKDNNGKGAPGNGDGLDTHQKQKVQQLLDAAKMNADLRSVVEERNGVFARLADEGKARKDLQERFEKLQADKALLECENARSRSATQKLQEKVQIVAEIHQENELRLHRKLDVEVRGRLQADEAAEELSSYRQRSKALEEELERTEQAYKSQIAAHEKTAHYNWLAARAGDRDLADFRIENCHLRQKITEAQIRLELVEREPSALGVPGSSLLRVRDSVQGPPPTPSPPGCGKCGDQNCPLPRRTSEVGRGTRVSFTRQELCAPFFLFV encoded by the exons ATGTATGACGTCACAAACAGCAATATACACGTCACCAATGGGGAGGTCTCTAGGCACGTACGTCAAGGTCATTGTACACAGTTGGTGACTCTGTGCCTGGCTATAACACGTGCGATTTTAATCTCGGCGATTTCTCCGACTCACTCTTGTGTTTCATTGAGCAAAAACGAATCGACCTCAGTGAACACAGATACAAAGACAGAGGAAGGAATTAAGGACATAGTTGTTACAGCTACTACTGGTACTCGCATGACAGCAAAAGTGTTCTACTCCTTAGACGTGGAGGAGGTGAAGCAC GCTGTCTCATTTGTGCCAGGGAGTAAGATGCCTAGACCACACTTTTCTGGGCTGCCCTGGGAAGTGGTCCCCCTAATGGCATTTTTGGGAGGAATATTCATATTGATGTTCCTCTGCAGAGCCTTTCGTTCA ATAAAAAGCAGATTGTATGCTG gaAAGGAGAAGAAACTGGGGCAGAGAGTGACCGACGCATTTGAGGAGAAATGCAAAGTCCTGGACGTCCTCAGCGAACGCAAACAGAAA ttaGAACAACTGGAAGCTGATTTGAGAAATGGCGAACTTGCAGAACAAGCCGAGAGGGCAAACCTGCTG GAAATGTCTAAGGATCTGGTGCAGTCCAATCGAGAAATACTGGACGAACTGGATCGCATAGAGAAGGACTTGGACTCTGAGAAGGCCTCACGATCAGAGCAAGATGACCTG CTGGCAGGAATGCAGTTATCGCTGAAGAACATGGAGGAAGAAGCCAGAGAGCAGAAATCGCAGATGGAGCAG GCACAGACCATCTTTAAAATACACGAAATGAACAGAGAACGGCTGAAGAAAAATCTTCAAGCAGCAATAGAGGAGAATTGTCAACTTCGAGAGAGTGAAGGCCAG CTTCTACGAGAAGCAGAAGGGTGGGATGAGCGGCTGAATGACCTCGCTGAGCAGATCAGGATGTGTGAGAGCTCCCAGAGCAGCATGCAGGAGGACTGCTCCAATAAGGACGAGCACATTCAG ACTCTCACACAGCGCCTGCTGAAGTTGACGGACTGGGACTCCGAGCTGCAAGAGGAAGCTGATGGGAAGGACAATAACGGGAAAGGCGCCCCAGGGAACGGAGATGGTCTAG ATACACATCAGAAGCAAAAAGTACAGCAGCTTCTTGATGCAGCAAAG ATGAATGCAGACTTAAGATCGGTGGTGGAAGAGAGAAACGGGGTCTTTGCCAGACTGGCTGATGAAGGGAAAGCCAGGAAAGATCTCCAAG AGCGCTTCGAAAAGCTTCAGGCCGATAAGGCTCTGCTGGAGTGTGAGAATGCCCGGTCCCGCAGCGCTACTCAGAAACTCCAGGAGAAGGTGCAGATCGTGGCTGAGATACACCAGGAGAACGAGCTGAGGTTACACAG GAAGCTGGATGTGGAGGTGAGGGGGCGTCTGCAGGCGGACGAGGCCGCGGAGGAGCTCAGCAGCTACAG GCAGAGATCTAAGGCACTGGAAGAAGAGCTGGAGAGAACTGAACAGGCCTATAAGAGTCAG ATCGCTGCCCATGAAAAGACGGCTCACTATAACTGG ctggcAGCAAGGGCAGGAGATCGAGACCTGGCTGACTTCAGGATAGAGAACTGCCACCTCAGACAGAA GATCACAGAGGCTCAGATTAGACTCGAGCTGGTGGAGAGAGAGCCGTCTGCTCTGGGCGTTCCTGGAAGCTCCCTGTTGAGAG TGCGAGACAGTGTCCAGGGACCCCCTCCCACGCCATCACCCCCAGGCTGTGGAAAGTGTGGGGACCAGAACTGCCCCCTCCCCAGGAGGACATCTGAGGTCGGACGAGGCACACGCGTGTCGTTCACACGGCAGGAGTTGTGTGcaccattttttttgtttgtttga